Part of the Plectropomus leopardus isolate mb chromosome 7, YSFRI_Pleo_2.0, whole genome shotgun sequence genome, GACGAGATGGGTCTGGGTAAAACCCTCCAGAGCGTGGCACTGTCCTGGACGCTGCTTAAACAAGGACCTTATGGTGGGAAACCAGTCGCTAAGCGTGTCCTCGTGGTCACGCCTGGCAGCCTCGTGCACAACTGGGGTGCAGAGTTTAACAAGTGGTTGGGCCGTGAGAGGATCAGCGTTTTCACTGTAGATCAGGTGAGAAGAGACGGGGAGATTCTGTCTTACAGAAAGGGACTCTTTACAAGCAGCTTAAGCAGCATAAGTGGAAAGATTTTTATGAGATCTGAGGTTTTAGGTTCAATTTATCATGCTTTACTCAGCAAGGAATTGTTAAACAGCTAATAAAATACAGCCAAAGAaagatgacttttattttttctggactatttttaaagcacttcatAACTAAATGTCAGTTTTACTTCGATAACCCTGTGTTAAGTTATGAATATACATTCTTTGTTGACATAGGACCACAGGATAGAGCAGTTTGTGTTATCCCCTCTGCACAGCGTTCTCGTGATCAGCTACGAAATGCTGCTGCGCTGCCTGGAGCAGGTATGTTCACCTTGTGTCTTGCTGTCAGATGCAGATGTTTTAACTAAATCATCTTATGTCATGTACTTGTTttgttataatattattttcttgtgctttcagGTGCACAAAGTGGAGTTTGGTCTTATAATTTGCGATGAGGGCCACAGATTAAAGAACAGCAGCATCAAAACGTCCTCGGCCCTCAGCAGCCTGAGCTGCACCCGCAGAGTCATACTAACAGGTACAGTGACAGAGAATCATGGAGGCCCTCGTAAAACCACTTCGACCTTTTGTGCAGGTTTTATAACAGATTGCCCTTGTGTTTTGAAGGCACCCCGGTTCAGAACGACCTGCAGGAGTTCTATGCTATTATAGAGTTTGTTAATCCGGGGATTCTCGGCTCATCTACCGCGTACAGGAAAGTGTATGAAGAGCCGATTTTACGCTCCAGACAGCCCTCCTGCACAGAGGTGACGCTACTTCTTGCTTCCTTCTTTTGATGGAATTATTTGCATACCGACAACTTTATCTGGTGTTAAACCTGATGTGTCTTTCAACAGGAGGAGAGCGTTTTGGGAGAAGAGCGTGCAGCGGAGCTCTCTCGCCTGACTGGCATGTTCATCCTGAGACGGACACAGGAGATTATCAACCGCTACCTGCCTCCTCGTCTCGACTGGACATTGTTCTGTGAGCCGTCTCCTCTGCAGCGAGAGTTGTACAAGCATCTCCTTTGCCACAGAGTCTTCAGGGCCTGCCTGCAGGGCTCAGtgcaaactcacacacacctggccTGCATCACTGCACTGAAGAAGCTCTGTAACCACCCGGGTCTGCTCCACTCCACTGTCAAGGTTAAGGGCTTTGTCAGTCGGTGGGGGAGTGAGACCTGCATCCAgcctcttaaagggacagttaggaattttttgaagtggggatCTGTGAGGTACTACTATGGTAGATGGCAGGCAGCAGCACTGACACTGCAGctaagcaaaaaaagtgtggACAGGGGTAGCagccaaaatgtatttttaccacacaaaacaatcaacatcagtttatgctatatttatattttcacgGCTTTACtttgcagacagacagctctTTTCGACgggaaactgaagctgttatctTTGCTCTCTTCGAAGCCACTTTCACCACACTgagcaggagctgctgctctactggttttgtttgttaatatgtgactttagttttttaaagggttagttcagatttaccaaaatcacacaatcatatttttttgtaaagaatttttaagtggctaaaatttGTTTCGTCTTTGTTCCCTTCCACATCAATACATTGCTTGGTTTTTGTGGCCttagtctgcttctccaaactatTAGTGTGCGTAAAAGGGACTAATTTCCCTGACGTTCAAACGGAAGTTTAAACGCAAACCAGTCACAAGTACGAAAACTCTCAGAAAACAAGTACAAGTGAGTTGATCTCTGTCCAGAACAGTATTCTGTTTATCATAACAGTCACTTAAACTCgttcatcacattttttcagtgaCCAAATCgtgttttaaatgctgctgaagTTTATGGCACTTCACACTGTGCATTATTAACACTGCATATCGTTCTGACAGCAACTCACTAAATAGAaataacatttctgtcaaaCGAGAtgctttcagaaaataaataatcatgaAAAGTGCCTGAttatgaaaacaacattttcaatgcTTGCATGCattcacataaaataataataactttaaaaataagtatAGTAGTCCTAACATTTATGGTGCCGACTACAGTATTGATGTTTAATTGACTAATCGACTAATCGCCCACATCCCAGTACTGACCGCCATAGGGAATACACTGAccatggataagtacctcatacaaccccagttaaaaatccaaactatcccattaagataataatgttatttaaatgttttatgttgtttttttgtgtattgaaCTCGTAGTATCATCTTTGTGGTCAAAGTAGCCTGCATTGATAATAGTTCTTGCTGTCAGTCCTAATTATGAGCACTCTGGTTTTTTAGGAAAGAACCGACAGTGGTTCAGTGGAGAGCACTTTATACGAGGGCCTGGCTGAGCTCTTCCCAGAATCCTACTCTTCAGGTGGATTCAACACAGCTGACTCTGGAAAACTTCTGGTTCTGTCAGACCTGCTGGCTACTATCAGACAAATCAGCCCttcagacaggtgtgtgtgtgtgtttgcattttgcatttttcattttgcatttttcatttttgtttatatatactgacaaagtgtgtgtatttcttcAGGGTGGTTGTCGTGTCCAACTACACTCAGACACTTGACTTGCTCCAGGACTTGTGTGTACACTTTGGTTACACCTTCTGCCGACTTGACGGACACACCCCCACCAGCCAGAGACAGCGGCTGGTGGATGGTTTTAACAGTTCCTACTCTCAGaactttctgtttctgctgagCTCCAAAGCAGGCGGAGTGGGGCTCAACCTGGTGGGCGCTTCCCACCTGGTGCTGTACGATATCGACTGGAACCCTGCCAATGACATTCAGGTAAGACACGCACACTCACAAACCTGCCAAAAATGTAAAGGGCCTTAATGCTCataatcagttattttttgtgacaccagagaacataaatatacacaGAAACAGCTGTTGATTGCTCCATGACTTTCTGTCCAGCACTAGAATTTAATTTCACCACTTAGGTACCAGTAATGACATCACCAAAACTGTAGAATGAATGAGTTTGTATATAAAAAGTCAGTGTGAAAATGACTCTTTGCGCGCACCAAATCTGAACTAGAAGTGTGAGTGCAGCACCCTCAAGACTCTGTCACTCGTACATATCCAGCAGATGGCgctgtgcacatgtgtgtaaTTCTCCTCAGTAACTGTTCCCCTCTGCTGCGTCCAGGCAATGGCTCGAGTGTGGCGAGATGGACAGAAGAAGACTGTCCACATCTATCGTCTCCTCACAGCAGGTCAGgacacataaacaaaacaatccaGTGCGTTCAGTGTTTCATTTAGCAGACTCATGTGGAGCtttgtgtctgcgtgtgtgttacTTGCTCACAGGCACTATTGAGGAGCGCATATTCCAGAGACAGGTGTCCAAACAGGGGCTCTCTGGGACAGTGGTTGACCTGGGCAAAAAAGCTGAGCACACCAGCTTCTCCACCAGTGAACTGCGAGATCTTTTTAGCCTGACAGACACACTCTGTCTAACACACGACCTGCTgaactgcagctgcagcatgGACGGCTCAGGCCAGGGTAAGCACACAGGCAACACCTTACACCAGTGATGGAATGTAACCagcggtggaagaagtatttaggtcctttacttaagtaaaagtgctaataccaccctgtgaaaatactctcttccaagtaaaagtcctgcattgcaAATGTAAGTGtaatcaggaaaatatactttaagtattaaaagaaaaggcacccaatgcagaaaaaagcacaaaagacacaaaaaaacattctaaaagCTCAaaattctcagaaaaaaaagaccacctCCGAAtttcaaaattcttaaaaaaagacttagAATGATGATATGAACTCATCAGTGGCACTCGTTAGTGGATGTAAAGTGACGCTGTAAACATGCTGTGAGTGGTTAcgttgcagcctgtttcgcaGCGATCTCGCTcgatactggaccaatttcaaaacctgtttttcttgttagtcacttacacacaaaaatatgggaagataggttccaggttaaaaaaaataaacttatcCTTTAATACAGCAGTAATGTTAACcccaaaatattatataaataataaaacactgttGAACAAAACACATTGGACATGTTACTGCacaattaatatatttttttaaatgtactgtgTGCTGATAATACCTCTGTACTTTTGCTTCAGTAAGGTTTTGAAAGCAGGacttatttgactttatttctcacactgtttttcttcatcttcagctgtcgtggaggaagaggagcaggtCTCTGATAGGCCGTGCCAGCTCGGTCGTCAGGGCGACCGTGGAGGGGTGCAGCAGAAACATCGCAGCATGTCCGAGCTGATGCAGTGGAGGCATTTCTCTGGTGACACACACTCCTTCTCAGACCCTTATATTGATCACGCACGAAACCACATCACCTTCGCCTTCCAGACCACCATTTCCCACACAGCTCTGTAAACAAACGTAGATTACTCTCTGGATAAAGATGACTCACACTCACATATACGTCTTCTCCTTTTACATGTTTGTCTTCAGGCTGTCTGGGCTTCCTCAGCAGCCTGACTACAACACATGACGGCAATAAGTTAATTTTGTGAGATTATTTGTCATgtctttaacattttctttatttatttaaagaaatttatGGTTTAACttcatgaaataaatgaaattcaaaAGTAATCTGTGCAATAAATAGGCTTTTAAGGGGTTTAACATCTTTTATCAACTGAAAAATTCCCCCTGGGAAAAGCAGAGCATTGAAGAGGCCTTGTTTACACCTGTTATTAACATTGTCCTGGTTGAGGTGAACAAGTtcaagtttgtattttttgtttgaaattgttGCACCTTGTGCCAATCACAGTCACGCACAGATTTAGAAACTTTTTTCCGTCATTCAAGTTTGGCTACAAgttcagtttttgcattttttccacatctgtCAAAAGCCTACAGAGAGTTGTTTGACCCAAAAGTGGTGAGGAAAATGTGACATAACCTGCAGGACAAAAGAGAGAACCAGGGCGTACAGTATCTTTTCATGTCTCAGGTGGCCTATTTTCAACAGGTCAGATAGTATtcaggtggatgatgatgatgatgatgacgacaaGGAGAGTGTAGTGCAGAGTAAGGACCGGCACACAGAGAGAGTTTGAGAGCGTGAgtatggagaaagagagagctcAACTTCTTCAGGTTGCCCTGGTGCCAAATGTAAGACACAGAAGGAGGGTGGTGACAGCCAGGGAGGTAACTTCAGGTAGCACGTGAATTTTGgccatgaaaagaaaaataaaactcattggATTCAGCGTACAAGTTTTTTTGTGCGCaacagtttttatcagttgGCAGATTTAAAAATCTCATATGAAAAGTTTGGACTTGGTGTGCAAAGGTCTTTGAGTTTTTCTGTTCATGGGGTTCAATTCCAGGccacggccctttgctgcgtgtcatcccctCAGTTTTACCCTATCACACGAAAGTTattctgtcaaataaaggcaaaatgacaagatattaataaaaaaaaaatatataaaaaagtttgTCTTTTCAGCCCTGGTATTAGAAACGAGAAGTGTCCTGAGTGACCACTTCTGATTAAATCTCACTTTCCCTCTCTGTACAATAAATGAACACATACATTAGTAACATTGGCAAAGACTGaatgttttgttgaatttaacTCATTTAACCATCAGAGAGTTTGTTGCACCCACACTTTCagctgttaatatttaaaatgggtGAAATATTGCGTCAGTGTAAAGCTGTGAACAGCGCTTTGATTGCCTCAGACACTCCTTGCCCCACTTGTTCTCCTCTTTTTTCACCATGAGACAATTGCACCCCCTGCCAGGCGACTTCTGCTGTGGGAGTGTGAGCTTTGTGCTTGGGACAGCTGGTTAAAGTCCTCCCACACGCACAGTCAGGGCTATCTGTTAGCATCGAAATTAACGATTATTAATGGGGTTAATGACAGAGGCGAGCTGTTTCGATGTCGCCTTGAGTTTGTCGGGTCAtttaacagctgctgctgtattAGCTTGTACTCACTGGACAGATGTTGAACTGATGTTTTATGAGTCTGGGAGTAGAGCAGCTCTAAGGACAGTCCCCCAGAGCCGTGTCTACCAGCAGTCAGCATCAAAGGTTCATTATCCAGGAGGGAGTCGCCAAGGACGTCAGCTGAATAGGCAGTCATTGATTGTGACCTAGGACACATTAGCATTCACACTGCTGAAATAATGTGGCACTCCAAATGTGATCTGAGCGATTGGATCTCACGACGCACAGAGGACGCTTCTGGTGCGTTTACAAACTTTGATCTGATCATCTAAGACACATATTGATACCAAGAGTGAACAGGGCCTTAGATGCATGTATGTATGAGGCAGATTGGACGCATTTGAGGGCCAAGAATGTTTTATGTCCACTGTGGCTATAGTGTTATTGGCGAGTAAAAAACTTAAGTGGGtatacaataattataaattactCTTAGCATCTTTTCTGCATAatgctcttttaaaaaaaaaaaaaaaaaaaagaagaactttTCATATTGTGTGTATCCAACGACGTGAGCTGATACCGTCCTATCTGTGATGGGCCTATAGCAGCCAATAAAATCGTCTGACCGATGTATCAGCTGGGCTCTAATGTCCACATAAGCATACAAGAGAGGTACTCTAATGTTCTGAGTCATGCTGAGGGGACACAGAAGCTGGTATGAAGAGAATGTGTATACAGTGACCATAGAAAATAATCTAGTTCATGGCTGTCCATGACGGATgaatgacacacacagctgaaataTCTGAGCTCTTACGGTTAACACCTCTTCAGAGTTTTTGTGCTATAATGTCAGTTTATCTAAGGTAGTGACCACTTTTTGATGAAGTGTCAGTGGAAGGGGGTTTGACGTGGGCCATAGTCCGTCTGTTCAGTCTGTCATTTTGCATAACGCTGGTCTGTTCATGCTTTTCAACACAAAGCTGCTGCGTGGGAgttgtgtagttgtgtgtgtgtgtgtgtcctggatTCCCATATGATTTGTGTTCGGGTTTGTCAGAATGACTGAGGTCCAATACAATGCGCCTTTGCATAAACAgggtaattattattattacttattggTTGCTCACCACTCTGCGTGATTGTTAAACAACTTTGTTGTATAATAAATGGGTCTGTGGGATGTTCAGCGCTCCCTTTATGAATATGACAGTTGTAGCTCCGCGGTCTATCGGCGTGTGTGGCATGCTGGAGGCAGTGTGGTGGTTATGAAGACACCTGCTGTTTCTCTGTGGCCACAGTTTGAATTTAAACTGTTGGTGCCATAACCAGTTTACATATTGCAAATATTTATTATGTAGTCTTTTGTGTCTCATCAGTTTGGGACAGTGAAACAAGACTAAGAATTGGCATAAGTCACAAGTTTCATCATGATGTGACATATTGATTCTTTGGAAACAATATGGTATTTGCTGAAAGGATTAGAGTTGAGtatcatttgggtttttttacctGATACTGGTGCTCAAATGATACCAGTGGCTTAATGATGCCTGGACAGGtactaaaagaaataaagtacaAAGCAACAGTCAACAAGAAGAACgcctatttttaaaataaataaataaatattatgtgGAAAATTtaatccatccattttcatcaaCTTTTCTGGGGTGGGTCTcgggggcagcaggctgagcaatgTATTCCAGATGTCTCTCTCCCCAACAATGTTTTCCAGGGTCCCCCTagtatatatttacatatatttaccAAACAtatattgatgaaaaaaaaaattctatgaCCACGGGACCTATGCAAAGCTGTCCGGAATAATCATCagcaaatgtaattattatcattaattaagTTTGAAAATTGAGATTATTATTTCTACCGGTTCaattaaaactgcagtttaGCGTGCATTTTGTCCAAGTAGTGTTTCCATATCCCAGTATAGTATGACGGCGGTCGTATTTAACTAACATTAATGTCTTTATTATATTTGTCTGATTGCCCACGTGAAGTCTGAGTAAAATGTCACTAATTTATGTTGTGCTGCATGTGTAATTTACGCAGGAgctgaaaaaatgaagccaatgccaAAGTggcaaaaactgtttttcctcttgagactggctccaaaacagaataaatccCCTCGGACCCCCATGTTAAACTATCCAACATTAcaccagaaataaacatgtgtacagcctggtacaaaaacagttttggtctctaatttctacaattctacaattctacaatttcatttagcagacgcttttatccaaagcgacgtacaacacaagcaagaatttagacttaaggaaaaaaacctgcttcaggtgtgattggtcacaggtattgccgtctagtggcagaagacgtgccgcacagcccccccctttttttcagcattcatgACGACTGCacagggggtgaatttttatgtaactcaTCTGTTTACATCTTTTTATCACCCAAAGTTACTCATATTTAAGAGCTGGGTCGCTTAGATGACAAGCTGTCTCTCGTCAAAATATGGTCGCGTCTGGCTCTAAAAACCCAAAATGGCGACAGTCAAAATGCTGAACTCGAGGTCTCGAAACGGccgtccacaaaccaatgggtgacatcacggtagctacatccattatttatacagtctaatATGTAGACAGTTGCTTTGCTAGCTCATGATAAATAATATTCAATAGTAGGAATTGGAGTCtattaattttgactttttttctcagggAGGACCACCAGCCTGCCTGACAGACTGGGTCCCCCTTTACAGTGTTGACTCCAAGGCTACGGCCTaggtctggaccaaagtggttgTGTGACATTTTCTCGATCATGGCTAAAAATGATCTGTATCTTTACAACA contains:
- the rad54b gene encoding DNA repair and recombination protein RAD54B, which produces MRRSGAPSQLLGNAVKKPRFVPPGASTSSLLAESKPLTPKLGLGNALEKVQRSLAAPASSKTEYDVQPKAAQPAPALSRALARVLSAAESKENEAKTEHHNNGSEEETEDNRPAGANGYPPQTPQPPAGSVCVSGAAGSNCSQDGVRYFSVMWCKASSRKHKRWEGDAVLVTRGRTVTLKDMEGKDIGKGSGYKVSTLASLSEGETLMIGGKEVEVMGVISAEDFARGRCFQEVQVEKEEPLTKSAPPPPRRFASKPFCPPTLLGRADHPGAKSEEEQTCRPRHDPLAPGALVMPRPSANHQWSNNKSGLPVVDVVVDPFLTNHLRPHQRDGLLFLYECVMGMRAVGRHGAILADEMGLGKTLQSVALSWTLLKQGPYGGKPVAKRVLVVTPGSLVHNWGAEFNKWLGRERISVFTVDQDHRIEQFVLSPLHSVLVISYEMLLRCLEQVHKVEFGLIICDEGHRLKNSSIKTSSALSSLSCTRRVILTGTPVQNDLQEFYAIIEFVNPGILGSSTAYRKVYEEPILRSRQPSCTEEESVLGEERAAELSRLTGMFILRRTQEIINRYLPPRLDWTLFCEPSPLQRELYKHLLCHRVFRACLQGSVQTHTHLACITALKKLCNHPGLLHSTVKERTDSGSVESTLYEGLAELFPESYSSGGFNTADSGKLLVLSDLLATIRQISPSDRVVVVSNYTQTLDLLQDLCVHFGYTFCRLDGHTPTSQRQRLVDGFNSSYSQNFLFLLSSKAGGVGLNLVGASHLVLYDIDWNPANDIQAMARVWRDGQKKTVHIYRLLTAGTIEERIFQRQVSKQGLSGTVVDLGKKAEHTSFSTSELRDLFSLTDTLCLTHDLLNCSCSMDGSGQAVVEEEEQVSDRPCQLGRQGDRGGVQQKHRSMSELMQWRHFSGDTHSFSDPYIDHARNHITFAFQTTISHTAL